GGAGATCGGGAGTGCGGCACGGGGAATTGGAATCCCTTGATCATCGACGCGCCCGAGCGGATCGCCCGGTTCCGCCGGTCATGCACTTGCCGGTGTACCCGAAGAAGAACACTCCGACGACGAGGAACCCGAGGAAGTTCGGAACACCTCGAGAGGTCTGCAGAATGAATCCGAAGATGAACCAGAACGCGAGCACCGAAAGCAGCGGATTGAGGAAGAGCCAGCCGTAGCCGAGAAGGTTCTTCCTCGTCGACCCGCTCATCTTGGCTCGGACTCGGCGATGATGAAGTGCCGGCGGTTCCACAGCGCGGCGAGGTAGCTGCTCAGACTCGTCCGTCGACCGACGGGTACGAGGCCTTCGCTCGACACGGACGGGATCGAACTCAGCCCGAGGGGGTTCGTCGTCTCACTCATCGCGCATCACTCCCACGAGTTGAGAATAGACCTGCCCATATCGTCGTCCGATTTCCTTCCACCTGCGAGTTGCAAGAACGTGTGCTCGTCCATTGTCTCCGAACCTTGCCCTCGCTGTGTCATCGGCCGCGAGCTCGGACAGCAGTTCCGCGAGTTTCAGCGGATTCTCCGGCGGTGTCGACACACCTGCACTGTCCGCACCAATTCGCGCAGTGCCGGCAGATCGGAGATCACCACGGGTCGGGCAAGGCCCATCGCTTCGATCGGTTTGATCGGAGTGACCAAACGACAGACCGGTTCGTCCTTCCGCGGCACGACGATGGCATCGAGCGCGAGTTGGTACTCAATGGCTTGGGATTGGGAGACTCGGCCTGTGAACACTGCGTTCTCTCCCAGGACCGCGGCGCGTTCGCGCAGTTCCGGCAGGGCAACACCGTCACCGGCGATCAGCAGCCGCAGGTCCGTCCCTTGGCTGCGGGCGAGGATGACGGCGTCGACGAGGTCGTCGAGGCCCTCATAACCGACGATCGACGCCGCCGTGCCGACCCAGATTCCGTCGCCGGGCAGGCCGAGGCTTCTTCTCATATCGGCCGGAGTGCGGGTGACATCGGTGTCCACGACTGCTTCGGAGACCGAGTTCGGGATGAGTGTGATGGCATCTGCCGGAACTCCCCGGCAATCAGGTGCTCACGCATCGTCTCACCCAAGGTGATGACCGCGTCAGCCGCTGCTGCGACTTCGATCTCCTTCGACCGCATCATGGCGAACCGCTGGCTCTCCCGACGCGCGATCCGATCTGCGGGAGTGCTGCCTGCAGCGGCCCAAGTCTCCTCGAGAACTCCGCGGACCTCATAGACCCACGGCAGTCCAACGGCTCTGGCGGCCGCCCCGGTGGCCAGACCGTTGACATAGTGCGTGGTGGTGTGAAGGAGGTCGACGTGACGTTCGAGAGCTTGGTCCGCGATCCATGCCGCCTGGTCCGCGAGACGCGAAGTAGGTGTGGCCGCAGGCCGGAGTGGCACGTCACGCAGGTAGTCGATTCCGTCGACGGATTCGACAGCGTCTTGGCTCAGCCGTCCGATCGTCACCGGATAGGAGGGACGAGTAACGGCTGCAACCTGGTACCCGGCATCTTTGAGAGTAGTGAGGATAAGGTGGCTGCGGTAGGCGTAGCCCGATCGGGTATGAGGCAATGAGTTCGTCAGCACGTGCAGGGACGAGGAAGGACCAATACCTGAACGATGTGCGGGCCGAGCAATGAGATGTGCGTCGGTGCCTGGCCACCAGCCAGGCGACATGGACTTTCGCTCAGCGGAGAGGCGTTTCCTGCGTTTACCGTCGGGAGGACCCTGATCGCCTCGTCGATATTGCCTTGGGTCCAGAGAATGCGGGACCGCAACTGTGCGGCGGATTCGAGTGAGTCCGCAATGCGATCAGCGGCGTCGAGCATGCCGAGGTTGAGCGCAATCTCTCCGAGCAGACGTGAGGAGGCAGAAGAACTGGAGACCAGTGACTTCGCCGTCGTCTCTTCTCCGAGCAGCCAGGCAGAAGCCGCCGACTGGCGTCGCCGGCAGACGTCCGAGTGCGTATCCGACGAAACGCGAGGCGGGCCCGGCAGTCGACGTGCCAACTGCATACCGAAGAACACTCGATCGTCATTGATATGACCAGCCGTCGTCACGATGACGTTCGTCAGCTCTCGGGCAAGGAAGCGCAGTTTCACGACACCACCTGCCGAAGAATGCGTTCGTAGGTATGCCCATGGCAGCTGCCGAAGCATTCCGAATCACCCAGTCGCGCGGATTCTGTCCTGCAGGAGGATTCGTTCCGAATTTCTCACCGGCTTCGACTCGAGTTCGCATCCGCGTCATTGCCGCTGCGACTGAATCAGTGTCGCCGGGAATCGCAACTTCTCCTGCCGCGGTCTGAGTGACGATATCGGCGGCCTCACCGGCGACTACTCCGAGGATGGGAATTCCACGAGCCATCAGTGAATAGAGCTTCGACGGCACGGTGCATTCATAGGATTCGAGTGCGCTGAGGCTGACGAGCCGCGTCTGCCCACTCCCAATGGCCCGCGAGTTCGGCACGGCGATCTGCGAATGGAATTCACTGGTACCCCATATTCCGCAGCGACGGTCTTGAGTTCGCAGTATCGACGCCGCCGCCGACGATGCGCAGTCGCACACCGTCGGTGCGAGCCAGAGCACGAATCGAGGTGCTGAGGTCCTGAGACCGCCCGACAGTGCCACATACAGCAGATTGAGTCCACTGCGATCGGCTACCGTACCGCGGTTGGCCGTATCCCGAGGGCACCGGTCGCGTCGGCGTCGGGATGAGCGGAATCGCCCCGTGGCAGTCAGCCCGGATGCACCTCCAACTCAGCGGGTGAGACTCCGCTGCGGACCACCTCGGCGGTCACCCGCGCTGTTCCAAGCGACGTTTGAAACCCTCCGTGGTGACGACCACGACCGCCGCACGCCGTTGAGCACGAGTGAGCAGGTCCGGCAGAAGCCGATGCTCGAGGCTCCGCGTCAGCGTCCCGGAAGATACTTCCGAGTGCCCGGTGACCAAGTTCATCTCCGAGATGAGGTCCGGCACGCATCGCGCACTTCAGCGATATGCGGCACGCGCAGCAGTCGCGACAAGGTGTCCCTGCCAGCAGAAACGGCAGTGCCGGAGTCGTCGAGACTATGACGTCGGACGCATTCTGCCCCGAAGCGATCGATGACCGCGACATCGCGCCAGTCGCCGACACGACTGATCGAGCAGCTGCCGGGCCATCGACGACCCACTGTGCAGATAGGGCACGCGGAGGATCCGCTCACCATCGACGCCTCTGTCCAGTGCCGCGAGGCGCACGTCGACTCGACGTCGCCCCGCCCGACATTGGAGCCGAAGAATCCGTTCGGTCGGAATACGGGTAGTGCGGGTGTGGCGCCACCGTGATGACGTCGTGTCCGCAGCCCGCAGATGGTCGACGAGGATGCGCCACCGTCGCTGCGGTGCGCCGACCTCGGGATAGTAGTAATGGCTGAGCAGTACGATCCTCATGCGGTCACTGCCTCCGTACGGGCGCGACGATTCAACCACGTAGGCAGCAGCGCGTAGAGGGCGAGCAATCCGACCCAGAACACATGAGCCGGTACGTCGTCGCCGTATTTCCGCTGATGAGGGTCGGAACTGCCATAATGCAGGCGAGGACACTCAATGCGGCGTGGAAGAGCGAAACGGATCCGTGTGGCCACCCAGCTTGCTGGATCCGCTGGTAGATGTGTTCGCGATGGGGCAAGAGGATATTCTCTCCCCGAAAGAGTCGCAGTACCAGAGTGAGTCCGACGTCGAAGAAGACGAAGATCATCGGTGCGATGATGACGACGATCGGGACGCCTTGGACGAACAGCCAGATCGCGAGGGCGAAGACGGCCGCGCCGATTCCGTAGCTGCCGGTGTCTCCGAGGAAAGCTTTGGCCCGCCCGAGGTTGAATGGCAGGAACCCGACAGCGGCACCGGTCAATGCCAGAGCAAGCAGTGCGATGTCGTACTCGCCCACCCAGGAACCAACGAAGGCGAACCATCCGGCGGTGACTATGGTCCACCCGGTGACATAGCCGTTGAGTCCGTCGACGAAGTTCACTGCGTTGACAGTGGTCACTCCGATAAAAGCGAATGCGATGACGTGGGCGATTCCCTGGGTTGAGAACATTGCGATGATCGCGCTGAACAGCAGAGCCAGGATGACCTGTCCGATCAGGCGCCCGGCGGGGCGCAGGGAGTCGAGGTCGTCGCTCATCCCGATGGCCGAATAGCACCAGGTCAGCACCAGGAAACCGATCGGCAGGAGGACGCCGCCGAGGCCGAAGACCCCGTCTTCGCTGACGCTCCACACGATGGCGAGAACTGTGGCCACGGTGATGCCGCAGCCGATGGCGATTCCCCCGCCGCGTACGGTCGACAGAGTATGCGAGGAGCGATGAGAGGGAACATCGACGACCCCCGCTCGACGCAGCAGCGGAAAGGCGATGAGGGCGCTGAGAGCCGTGATGACAGCAGCGACAACGAGGATCACCAGCGACTGCAGAGCCATCAGCGGCCGACTCCGGTGTCATGTGGTTCCACGTCCGGTTCGGCGATTCCTGAGGCGGTCGAGACCGGGCCGATGGCATCCGTGGCGTCATCGGTGACCGGTGTCGCTTCGGAATCGAGGAGCCTCGTCAGGTGGGCCTCCAGGGCCGAACGGTGGGTGAAGACCAGCGGGTCTCGAGATTCGGCGATCAAGGCACCGAGCTTCTCCAGATCGATCGGAGTGATCGGCACCTGCGTGATCAGCGGATGGTTGGGGCGACTGTTGGCCTCTCCCGGTGACAGAAGTGCTTCAGTGAGCTTCTCCCCCGGCCGCAGCCCCGTATAGACGATCTGCGCATCGCTGCGGCCCGACAGCGCGATCACTCGTTTGGCGAGGTCAGCGATGCGGATCGGTTCGCCCATGTCGAGGACCAAGGTCTCTCCGGGGCCACCGATCGCTGCGGCCTGCAGAACGAGCTCACAGGCCTCATCAGCGGTCATGAAGTAGCGAGTGACTTCGGGGTCGGTGACTGTGACGGGATCGCCGGCGGCGACCTGAGCCACAAAGGTTTCGAGCACGGACCCCCGGGAGCCGAGCACATTGCCGAAACGCACCGACATATACCGTCGTCCGGTTACCGCGGCCACCGAGGCGATCGCCCGCTCGATGGAGAACTTCGTCCGCCCCAGAACCGAGGTCGCGCCGGCGGCCTTATCGGTGGAGATGTGGACGAAGGCATCGACGTCGTGGGCCACTGCCGCGTTGAGCAGATCGAGACTGGCTCCGACGTTCGTGCGCACCGCCTGCTCAGGGAAGCGTTCGAGGAAAGTCAGGTGCTTGAGCGCTGCGGCGTGGAAGATGATGTCCGGCTTCGCCTCGGCGACGAGGGTATCGATGAATGCCGGGTCACGCAGGTCTCCGAGGACGAGGTCATCACTGGTCAGAAGGGCTGAACCCTCAAGACCGAGCTCGGTGGCATGCAGGCCGGATTCGTCCCGGTCGGTCATGATGAGCCGGGCCGGGTCGAACCGGGCGACCTGACGGCACAGCTGTGATCCGATGGAGCCGCCGGCTCCGGTGACGAGGACGACCTTGCCGGTGATCGCCGAGGCGATGTCGTCGATATTCGTCGAGATCGGTTTGCGTCCGATGAGGTCTTCGAGGCTGACATCGCGGAAGCTTCGGTGACGCAGGCCGGCGACGTCATGAGCGTCCGGCTCGGGACGCGCCAACGCGGAGTCCGAGAGCTTCGGCATGATCTTGATCTCGACAGGCCGGGACTCGAGATTCGACGCGATGCGGGAGAGATCTTCCGGAGGCAGGTCGGAGATCGCAATGATGACTGCCCCAGCGCCGGTGCGATCGACATGGGCGGAGATGTCGGCGATCGGTCCGAGCACCCGAATTCCGTTGTAGCGCAGATGCCGCTTGGCCGGGTCGTCGTCGAGGATGCCGACAGCGACGAACTCGTTGTGCGAGTCCTGAGCGATCATATCGAGGGCGAGCATGCCCTGGTTTCCTGCGCCGACGACGATCGTGGGTCGCGACGCACCGGACATGGTGAGGCTGCGCTGCCTCAAGTTGCGACGAATCCAGTTCTCGAGGCTCTTGATCACGACCATCAGCGCTCCCGCTGTGATCGGGACGCTGGTCGGGATGAGCAGTCGGCTGGCGAAGGCGAATTCGACCACCCACATGATCCCGACGCCCAAAGCAACCGTTCCCACGATTGCCGCGAACTGATCAGTCGAGCCACGTCGGTAGCGACCGCGGTAGATCGCCAATGGCCCGCCGATGAAAAAGACGACCAGGGCGATCGCCGAACAGACGAGCATTCCCGGGCCGTTGACGAGATAGGTGTGGAAGTCATATCTCACGAGCGTCATCGCTACGACGAGGAACGCGAAGACGAGACCATCGATGAGTGACAAAGCCATGGCTCTGCCATGCCGTCGCATTGGGGTCCGTGAGGGAATGGGGTCAGACTTGCTTCCCACGGTCCTCTTTTCATTCTGGTTTCTCGTCCGGCTTCGCCAAGCCACTTGCAACTTTCCGATTGTACTATTGGCGTTAACAGGTTTCATACAGAAATGACGTTGTGAACTTTGAGCGTCGATAGCCGTCGGCTGACTTCGATTCACTTCCCCGCTTCCGCACCCTGGCTACCGCCGAGAGGACTCATGACGTGTCACCGACACCACTTCGCACACTGAGGACCGCTGTGTGGCATCTGCGCAACGGCGGAATCAGCCAAGTCGCGAAGTGGCGGCGTCGCCGCTCGTTGGTCCAGGGTGCCGCAGAAGCCTCCGCTGAGGTCGCCACGGGGAGTCTGTCGGCGGAGGTCCTCGCAGAACTGTTTCCTCCCCTGCCGATGCAGCATCGCACTCCGGTCTTCGATCAGCTGTCTGTGGGGGTCATCCTCGACGAATTCTCGACCGAGAGCTTCGGCTATGAATGGTCGCTCCGACCGCTGTCACCGACACAGTGGTCGACCGAGCTCGACGGTCTCGACTTCGTCTTCGTCGAGTCTGCCTGGAGCGGCAACGACGGTCAGTGGAAATTCAAGCTCACGAGCCCATCGGGTCCGAGCCCCGAGATCACCGAACTGCTCGGCGAGTGCCGTCGCCGAGGCATTCCAACCGTCTTCTGGAACAAGGAGGATCCCCCGCACTTCGAGGACTTTCTGCCCCTGGCACAGATGTTCGACGTCGTCTTCACCAGCGATGTCAGGCTGATCCCCGAATATCGCTCCAGACTCGGTCACGACAGAGTCGCCGCCTTGCCGTTCGCTGCACAGCCGGCGGTCCACAATCCCTCACGTCCTGCACGGAATGCCGCCGCCAGAGACATCGCCTTCGCCGGCATGTACTTCGCCCACAAATATCCGGAGCGCAGAGAGCAGATGGACCTGCTGCTCGGTGCCGCTGACGCCGTATCGCCGAGGATGCAGTACGGTCTGGAGATCTTCTCCCGGTTCCTCGGCAACGATGAGCGCTATCAGTTCCCCGGCAGCTTGGCCGGGCGTGTGGTCGGCTCGCTTCCGTACCGCAATCTGCTCACCGCCTACAAACATTTCAAGGTCTTCCTCAACGTCAACTCCGTCACCGACTCCCCGAGCATGTGCGCACGCAGGATCTTCGAGATCAGTGCCGCCGGCACCCCCGTCGTCACCACACCGAGTGCTGCGACCCGAGAGTTCTTCCCCACCACCGAGGTCCCCCAGCCTGAGACGCAGGAGGAAGCAGAGTGGACTCTGCGCGCCTATGTGCGCAGCCCCGAACTGAGAGACCGCACCGTCCACCTTGCCCAACGACGCATCTGGGCCGAGCACACCTACACGCAGCGAGCGATGACAGTGATGGAATCGCTCGGCTTGGACTATGCGCAGCCATTCCCCACGTCCGTCTCGGCTGTGGTGTCGACGAATCGACCCGACCACCTCGGCGAGGTTCTGCGCACCCATGCCGCGCAGCTGCACACGGATAGGGAACTCGTGCTGGTGACCCACGGATTCACGGCACCTGCCGATCTGCGTGCCCGCGCCGCAGAAGCAGGGATCGAGCATCTGCAGATCGTCGAGGTCGATTCTGCGCAGCCGTTGGGAGTCTGCCTCAATCGCGGAGTTCAGGCGGCCTCCGGGGCCGTCATCGCGAAGATGGACGACGACGATGTCTACGGAGCGCACTACCTGGGCGACCAGCTCGCGGCACTGCGCTATTCGAATGCCGATCTCGTCGGCAAGCAAGCGCATTACCTGCACATTCGGGGCCGTGACATCGTCATCTGCCGATTCCCCGAACGCGAGCACCGGTTCACCGACCTCGTCATGGGACCGACTCTGATGACGCATCGGACAACGCTTCTGGACAATCCGTTCGCGGAGCGCACTCTCGGTGAGGACACGGAGCTCCAACAGAGACTCATCGCTTCCGGAGCCCAGATCTACTCGGCTGACAGGTTCAACTTCGTCCAGGTCCGCGGATACCATGCACACACGTGGAGCGTCGACGACAGCCACCTATTGGCCAACGGGGACGTCCACGCATTCGGATACGCTCCGGACCACTACTGCTTCTGAGGCTCCACTCGTCGACGCTCTGCTGATCGTTAGACCGGCCCGAATCGACCGGCCTGCGGAATTCTTCGTATGCGCCAGGTGAACTGTTGGTGAAATGGGCAGTTTCGGTCTGATCCGGTCAGTAGCGTGACGGTCATGCTGTGAAGATTTCGCAGTGGGACTCCACCGCTTCCGATGGCCAGAAGTTCCATTGCGGACGTTGGACAACTGGAGCCCATTTGAAGACCACCACGACCGGAGCCGAGGACCTCGGATCCGTCCGCGAGAACGTCTCCCGTGTCATTGATGAGACTTCGTCGCTCAATGCCGAACTCGCCAAGGAACTCATCAGCGCCTACGACCGTGAGTCGAAGCTGCTGGGAGGCATCAACAAGCGCGAGAAGGAGATCGAGCGACTGAAGAACGAAGTCGCGAAACGAGATGCGAAACTCGCCTCGGTCAATGAACGGCTCGAACGGCTGCTGAGCTCCAAAGCCATGCAGGTGCAGCGCGCGTACTGGCGTCTGCGCCGTCTGCAACGCAGCACATCCCAGCAGAAGGTCGGTCAGCGATGAAGGACGCCGATATCAAGAAGCGGCAGGCCTCTCTTGACACCCGAATCAGGGAGCTGAAGGCAACCCGCGCTCGTCAGAAGTCACTCGAGGTACACACGCAGTCTGACTATTTCATCGACGGTCTGTTCGGACGGCACCCCTACATCGATCTGGCTGATTCGCGTGAGGAGTACCTCGAGCGCCATCGCTCCTTCGCCGCCCCAGTCGAAACCAAGATCTCGGCCCTCGTCGAAAAAGCTCAGCAGCTGCCGAGAACTTCGGGGCAGCATTGGGATCCTCGACGGAAGCTGCGCATCGGCATCATCGCCGACCGGTTCCTCTTCGACTCGCTCAAGGACGCGGCTCATGTGGTGCCGATCAGTCCTGAGACCTATGAGCAGGACATGGCGGACACCGACCTGCTGCTCATCACCTCTGCCTGGCGCGGCCTCGACGACGAATGGTTCAACATCGCACTGTCCGGTTCGCCGGCACGCCAGGTTCTCGAGTCGCAGGTCGTTCCATTCGCCCGTGAGAACGAGATTCCGATCGCCTTCTATTCGAAGGAGGATCCTCCGAACTACGAACAGTTCGCTCCCCTTGCGAAGTTCGCCGACCACGTGTTCACCAGCGCTGTCGAATGCGTGCCCCGATACCGCGAGTACCTCCACCACCAAGTGCCGGTGACTGTGCTGCCTTTCGCAGTTAACTTCGTCCATCACCATCCCCTCGGTAGCATGCGCCACTCCGGCCGCGAGTTCGTCTTCGCCGGATCCTGGTTCGAGCACAAGTACCCGGAGCGGAAGTCGTCTGCCCAAAGGATCTTCGACGGTCTGCTATCGGCCGGAGCTGATCTCACGATCGTCGACCGCAACCTCGAACTAGACACGGAGAAGTTCGCGAAGGCTGAACGCTATCTCTTCCCTGAGCGGTACCTGCCGCATCTGCACAGGCCGATCGATCACGAGACCCTGCTCGACCTGCAGCGTCTCCTTCCTGTGGGCATCAACCTCAACTCGGTCGTGAACTCCCAATCGATGTATGCCAACCGGATCATCGAGCTGCAGGCCATGGGCACGTTCATCGTCTCGAACTACAACGCGGGAGTGAACTCCCTCTATCCGCAGGTGTGTATGCCCGACTCCTCTCTCGACATGAAGCAGACGTACCGTGCTCTGACACAGAGAAGCATCCGGCAGGCACAGGTGGCGGGAATCCGCGCCGCTTTCACCGCCAACACCGCATTCGACCGCATCGACACGATCGCCGAGGAGATGGGGCTGGATTCCGGTTCACCCGATCACACGGTCTACATCACCGGACTGGCCGAATCCGACTTCGAAGACTTCCGCCGGATACAGTCTTATGCGGGTCCGATGGCGGCTCTTCCAAACGGCTCAGACCGTGTCGCCGGAGCCGACGGCGACGTCGTCATCAACCTGACCGGGCATTCCGATTTCGGTCATCACCTCGTTCAGGACGCGGTTAACGCCTTCCGCTTCACCGACGTCGATGAGGTTCGGATCCTGCCCATCGATACCGCTGAGCCTCTCTACGAATTCGTCGGTCCGGTCGACTCCGACCAACAGATCACTGCTACGTGGTGCCCCGTCGGCAGCCACCTCGGTGACGGTGTCGGGCCCGAGCGGACAACGCTGGCGATCGCCTCGGATCTCGTCCTCGAGCGAGCCGAGACGATCGACGTCACGGTCGAGCCCGAGATCAGCGTCATCGTGCCCGTGTACAACAACGGCCCTCACCTGAAGTTCAAGTGCTTCGAGTCCCTGCGCCGGTCCTCGATCTTCGACCGCTGCGAAATCCTCCTCGTCGACGACGGATCCACGGACATCGAAACACCTGCGATCCTCGACGAACTCGACCGTGCCTACCCGAACGTTCGAGTCCACCGGTTCCCGGCCGGTGGTTCAGGAAGCGCCTCACGTCCACGCAACAAGGGGCTCGAACTCACCCGCGCCCCGTACGTGACCTACCTTGATCCGGACAACGAGCAGACGAACGACGGTTTTGCGCTGCTGCTCGAGATGGTCGAAGAGCACGGATACGACTTCGCCATCGGCAATATGATGCGGTTCAAGCACAACCGGATCATGATCAAGAACGCGGGCATCCTGCGACCGGTCGTCGGCGACGACGGCGTGCTCGAAGACAATGCGCTCTCGCGTGTGAACTTCCAACCGATGAGCATCCAGGCACTCGTGGCTGACACGCAGTGGTTGAAGGGGCTCGGCATCTACCAGCCGATCGGCGCTGTCGGACAGGACTCGTACTTCTTCCAGCAGATGCTCTTCCACGCCAATCGGATCGGGCTGACGCCCACACCGATCCACACCTATTACGCGGCGGTGACGAACTCGACGGTCAACGCAATCAATCCCCATTTCTACGAGAAGTACCTCCCTTTGGAGGAGGACCGGTCTGCGTGGCTGCGCGAGGTCGGGCTGCTCGAGGACTACAACGCGAAGCGGCTCGAACAGTTCGTCAAGGGATGGTTCGTCCAAAAGCTCGCCTTCGCCGCCGAGGAGGACAAGGACGAGTGCATGAACCTCATCCGTCGTCTCACTCACTTCTACGGCAAGACAACGTGGAAGGACTCAGAACTCGCCGAGCTCCACTCTGTGCCGCATGTCTGAGGCTTCGATGACCGAAGAGCCTCCGTTCGACCAGTTGGGCACACTGCTGCCCGGAGACTGCATCGTACGGCGGCCCGGCACCTTCCAACGATTCGACTTCCACGTCGGTACGGTCACCGTGCCGGCTCTGCTGTGGTGCCGGCCGGAACAGACAGGTCGACTGCTCATCGCCTTCAATGGGGCCGTCCGGCGCACACCGGAGAAGGATCCGCAGGAGATCTTCCAACGCCGGACATGGGTCGACGACATCGAAGCGGATATTCTCTTCCTCTCGGACCCGACCCTGCGTTCCGACAATCGGATCAGCATCGGTTGGGGACAAGGAACGCAGGGCCGCTATGCCAACCCCGCAATGGCACAGACCGCCCGCTTCACAGCAGAGTGCCTCGACATTCCCGCGGGCGCGCGGCTCTACTTCGGCACCAGCGCAGGAGGCTTCCAAGCCCTTCAAGCCGCCGCCCGAGACGAGGGCAGCCGTGCGCTGGTGAACAATCCGCAGATCGACTGGACGAAATACATGCCGACCTTCGTCGACACCATCGCTGGGTACTCCTACGAGGACCAACCGACCGAGGACATCGCCATCGATCACCCTGACAGGACCTCGGTCGCTCACGCGTTCGCCGCATTCGGTCATATTCCGCGCACACGTTGTCTCATCAACGCAGCCAGCAAGAATGACTCACTTGCCCAGCTGCCCGCCCTCGTCGCCGCTCTGCCGGCGCAGTCAGGCGAGCGCTCATGCTTCGATGTGTCGCTCTATTCCGACGTCCGGGGCGGGCACAACCCTCTGCCGAGGCCCGCCACCACCACGGCGATCAACAGCATCCTCAGGGAAGCCATCAATGAGTGACACCATCGAGACCGACGCCACGTTCCCCGCCCTTTCTCCGGACCCTGAATCGATCGTCGCGGGAGTATCGGCCGCTGCCCGGGCCCTGGCCGACC
Above is a window of Brevibacterium siliguriense DNA encoding:
- a CDS encoding glycosyltransferase gives rise to the protein MPHTRSGYAYRSHLILTTLKDAGYQVAAVTRPSYPVTIGRLSQDAVESVDGIDYLRDVPLRPAATPTSRLADQAAWIADQALERHVDLLHTTTHYVNGLATGAAARAVGLPWVYEVRGVLEETWAAAGSTPADRIARRESQRFAMMRSKEIEVAAAADAVITLGETMREHLIAGEFRQMPSHSSRTRSPKQSWTPMSPALRPI
- a CDS encoding MraY family glycosyltransferase — encoded protein: MALQSLVILVVAAVITALSALIAFPLLRRAGVVDVPSHRSSHTLSTVRGGGIAIGCGITVATVLAIVWSVSEDGVFGLGGVLLPIGFLVLTWCYSAIGMSDDLDSLRPAGRLIGQVILALLFSAIIAMFSTQGIAHVIAFAFIGVTTVNAVNFVDGLNGYVTGWTIVTAGWFAFVGSWVGEYDIALLALALTGAAVGFLPFNLGRAKAFLGDTGSYGIGAAVFALAIWLFVQGVPIVVIIAPMIFVFFDVGLTLVLRLFRGENILLPHREHIYQRIQQAGWPHGSVSLFHAALSVLACIMAVPTLISGNTATTYRLMCSGSDCSPSTRCCLRG
- a CDS encoding glycosyltransferase family 4 protein — translated: MDTDVTRTPADMRRSLGLPGDGIWVGTAASIVGYEGLDDLVDAVILARSQGTDLRLLIAGDGVALPELRERAAVLGENAVFTGRVSQSQAIEYQLALDAIVVPRKDEPVCRLVTPIKPIEAMGLARPVVISDLPALRELVRTVQVCRHRRRIR
- a CDS encoding glycosyltransferase family protein, whose product is MSPTPLRTLRTAVWHLRNGGISQVAKWRRRRSLVQGAAEASAEVATGSLSAEVLAELFPPLPMQHRTPVFDQLSVGVILDEFSTESFGYEWSLRPLSPTQWSTELDGLDFVFVESAWSGNDGQWKFKLTSPSGPSPEITELLGECRRRGIPTVFWNKEDPPHFEDFLPLAQMFDVVFTSDVRLIPEYRSRLGHDRVAALPFAAQPAVHNPSRPARNAAARDIAFAGMYFAHKYPERREQMDLLLGAADAVSPRMQYGLEIFSRFLGNDERYQFPGSLAGRVVGSLPYRNLLTAYKHFKVFLNVNSVTDSPSMCARRIFEISAAGTPVVTTPSAATREFFPTTEVPQPETQEEAEWTLRAYVRSPELRDRTVHLAQRRIWAEHTYTQRAMTVMESLGLDYAQPFPTSVSAVVSTNRPDHLGEVLRTHAAQLHTDRELVLVTHGFTAPADLRARAAEAGIEHLQIVEVDSAQPLGVCLNRGVQAASGAVIAKMDDDDVYGAHYLGDQLAALRYSNADLVGKQAHYLHIRGRDIVICRFPEREHRFTDLVMGPTLMTHRTTLLDNPFAERTLGEDTELQQRLIASGAQIYSADRFNFVQVRGYHAHTWSVDDSHLLANGDVHAFGYAPDHYCF
- a CDS encoding nucleoside-diphosphate sugar epimerase/dehydratase — translated: MALSLIDGLVFAFLVVAMTLVRYDFHTYLVNGPGMLVCSAIALVVFFIGGPLAIYRGRYRRGSTDQFAAIVGTVALGVGIMWVVEFAFASRLLIPTSVPITAGALMVVIKSLENWIRRNLRQRSLTMSGASRPTIVVGAGNQGMLALDMIAQDSHNEFVAVGILDDDPAKRHLRYNGIRVLGPIADISAHVDRTGAGAVIIAISDLPPEDLSRIASNLESRPVEIKIMPKLSDSALARPEPDAHDVAGLRHRSFRDVSLEDLIGRKPISTNIDDIASAITGKVVLVTGAGGSIGSQLCRQVARFDPARLIMTDRDESGLHATELGLEGSALLTSDDLVLGDLRDPAFIDTLVAEAKPDIIFHAAALKHLTFLERFPEQAVRTNVGASLDLLNAAVAHDVDAFVHISTDKAAGATSVLGRTKFSIERAIASVAAVTGRRYMSVRFGNVLGSRGSVLETFVAQVAAGDPVTVTDPEVTRYFMTADEACELVLQAAAIGGPGETLVLDMGEPIRIADLAKRVIALSGRSDAQIVYTGLRPGEKLTEALLSPGEANSRPNHPLITQVPITPIDLEKLGALIAESRDPLVFTHRSALEAHLTRLLDSEATPVTDDATDAIGPVSTASGIAEPDVEPHDTGVGR
- a CDS encoding glycosyltransferase translates to MKDADIKKRQASLDTRIRELKATRARQKSLEVHTQSDYFIDGLFGRHPYIDLADSREEYLERHRSFAAPVETKISALVEKAQQLPRTSGQHWDPRRKLRIGIIADRFLFDSLKDAAHVVPISPETYEQDMADTDLLLITSAWRGLDDEWFNIALSGSPARQVLESQVVPFARENEIPIAFYSKEDPPNYEQFAPLAKFADHVFTSAVECVPRYREYLHHQVPVTVLPFAVNFVHHHPLGSMRHSGREFVFAGSWFEHKYPERKSSAQRIFDGLLSAGADLTIVDRNLELDTEKFAKAERYLFPERYLPHLHRPIDHETLLDLQRLLPVGINLNSVVNSQSMYANRIIELQAMGTFIVSNYNAGVNSLYPQVCMPDSSLDMKQTYRALTQRSIRQAQVAGIRAAFTANTAFDRIDTIAEEMGLDSGSPDHTVYITGLAESDFEDFRRIQSYAGPMAALPNGSDRVAGADGDVVINLTGHSDFGHHLVQDAVNAFRFTDVDEVRILPIDTAEPLYEFVGPVDSDQQITATWCPVGSHLGDGVGPERTTLAIASDLVLERAETIDVTVEPEISVIVPVYNNGPHLKFKCFESLRRSSIFDRCEILLVDDGSTDIETPAILDELDRAYPNVRVHRFPAGGSGSASRPRNKGLELTRAPYVTYLDPDNEQTNDGFALLLEMVEEHGYDFAIGNMMRFKHNRIMIKNAGILRPVVGDDGVLEDNALSRVNFQPMSIQALVADTQWLKGLGIYQPIGAVGQDSYFFQQMLFHANRIGLTPTPIHTYYAAVTNSTVNAINPHFYEKYLPLEEDRSAWLREVGLLEDYNAKRLEQFVKGWFVQKLAFAAEEDKDECMNLIRRLTHFYGKTTWKDSELAELHSVPHV